A region from the Tahibacter amnicola genome encodes:
- a CDS encoding DUF817 domain-containing protein — protein sequence MHTPTSVRVRASGFLREAVAEFLAFGLKEVASCLFAGGFFLVLVVSTQLPPLPIPRYDLILIAAIVLQILLVVSKLETLDELKTICLFHVLGFALEVFKTHPAIGSWSYPEPGYTKLFGVPLYSGFMYAAVASYMIQAWRWFGLELTRAPDARLSVLLAAGVYLNFFTHHWLPDLRWWLAAALALLFARTRVHFTPWRWRLSMPVPLSFCLIGFFIWVAENIATFYGAWMYPDQHAGWRVVHTGKISSWLLLASVTFVIVADLKHYRAKRRAVKAA from the coding sequence ATGCATACGCCTACGTCCGTCCGTGTTCGTGCCAGCGGCTTCCTGCGGGAAGCCGTTGCGGAATTTCTCGCCTTCGGTCTGAAGGAAGTCGCCAGCTGCCTGTTTGCCGGCGGGTTCTTCCTGGTCCTGGTGGTGTCGACACAGCTGCCGCCGTTGCCGATTCCGCGTTACGACCTGATCCTCATCGCGGCGATCGTGTTGCAGATCCTGCTCGTGGTGTCGAAGCTGGAGACGCTCGACGAGCTCAAGACCATCTGCCTGTTCCACGTCCTGGGATTTGCGCTGGAGGTGTTCAAGACCCACCCGGCGATCGGCTCCTGGAGCTATCCGGAGCCCGGCTATACCAAGCTGTTCGGCGTGCCGTTGTATTCGGGATTCATGTACGCCGCGGTGGCCAGCTACATGATCCAGGCGTGGCGCTGGTTCGGGCTGGAACTGACACGTGCGCCGGACGCGCGCCTGTCCGTGCTGCTGGCCGCGGGCGTGTACCTGAACTTCTTCACCCACCACTGGCTACCAGACCTGCGCTGGTGGCTCGCCGCGGCGCTGGCGCTGCTGTTCGCCCGCACCCGCGTGCACTTCACGCCGTGGCGCTGGCGGCTGTCGATGCCGGTGCCGCTGTCGTTCTGCCTGATCGGATTCTTCATCTGGGTGGCCGAAAACATTGCCACCTTCTACGGGGCGTGGATGTACCCGGACCAGCATGCCGGCTGGCGCGTGGTCCATACGGGGAAGATCAGTTCCTGGCTGCTGCTGGCGAGCGTCACCTTCGTGATCGTCGCAGATCTCAAGCACTACCGGGCGAAGCGCAGGGCAGTGAAGGCCGCGTGA
- the amt gene encoding ammonium transporter, with amino-acid sequence MTTIESTRRRVRRALSAFSVSVLLAADAAAQATTPVPDKGDTAWLLVCTAIVIFMTLPGLGLFYGGLVRAKNMLSVLMQCFVVFALVVVLWTVYGYSLAFTAGNAFFGGFDRLLMAGLKPETVAATFSKGVVVPELGFFAFQAAFAAITCALVVGAFAERVRFAAVLVFTVIWFTFSYVPIAHMVWFWPGPDAYTSQAAAEAAGAGSGFLFARGALDFAGGTVVHINAAVAGLVGAWLVGRRVGHGHEAMRPHSLPLTMAGAAILWVGWFGFNAGSALEANGTAALAFVNTLIAPAAAVVAWTVGEWLGKGRPSMLGAASGAVAGLVGITPAAGFVGVGGALVIGAAAGFACLWGVTGLKRLLRIDDALDVFGVHGIGGIVGALLTGVFASPALGGTGIFDYVSNAVAPDYAIGRQVLVQLTGVGLTLAWSALVAVLAYKLADWTVGLRVPHDEEREGLDITSHGESAYDY; translated from the coding sequence ATGACGACCATCGAATCAACGCGGCGCCGGGTGCGCCGCGCGCTGTCGGCGTTTTCCGTTTCCGTCCTGCTGGCTGCCGATGCGGCGGCCCAGGCGACCACCCCCGTGCCCGACAAGGGCGATACGGCGTGGCTCCTGGTCTGCACGGCGATCGTGATTTTCATGACCCTGCCGGGCCTGGGTCTGTTCTACGGGGGCCTGGTGCGCGCCAAGAACATGCTGTCGGTGCTGATGCAGTGCTTTGTCGTCTTCGCCCTGGTCGTGGTGCTGTGGACCGTTTACGGCTACAGCCTCGCGTTCACCGCAGGCAATGCGTTTTTCGGCGGCTTTGACCGCCTGCTGATGGCCGGCCTCAAGCCCGAGACCGTGGCAGCGACCTTCTCCAAAGGCGTGGTCGTGCCGGAGCTGGGCTTCTTCGCCTTCCAGGCCGCGTTTGCGGCGATCACCTGTGCGCTGGTGGTGGGTGCCTTTGCCGAGCGCGTGCGATTCGCCGCGGTGCTGGTCTTCACGGTGATCTGGTTCACTTTCAGCTATGTGCCGATCGCGCACATGGTGTGGTTCTGGCCGGGCCCCGACGCCTACACCAGCCAGGCTGCCGCCGAAGCGGCGGGCGCCGGATCCGGCTTCCTGTTTGCCCGGGGCGCTCTGGATTTCGCCGGCGGCACGGTGGTGCACATCAATGCAGCCGTGGCAGGCCTGGTCGGTGCCTGGCTGGTCGGGCGGCGCGTGGGACACGGCCACGAGGCGATGCGCCCGCACAGCCTGCCCCTGACCATGGCAGGCGCCGCCATCCTGTGGGTGGGCTGGTTCGGCTTCAATGCCGGCTCGGCGCTGGAGGCCAACGGCACGGCAGCACTGGCCTTCGTCAACACCCTGATCGCGCCCGCCGCCGCCGTGGTCGCCTGGACCGTCGGCGAGTGGCTGGGCAAAGGCCGGCCCTCGATGCTCGGTGCGGCGTCAGGTGCAGTGGCAGGGCTGGTCGGCATCACGCCGGCCGCCGGGTTTGTCGGCGTCGGCGGCGCCCTGGTGATCGGCGCGGCCGCGGGCTTTGCCTGCCTGTGGGGGGTGACGGGTCTCAAGCGCCTGCTGCGCATCGACGATGCGCTGGACGTCTTCGGCGTGCACGGTATCGGCGGTATCGTCGGCGCCCTGCTGACCGGCGTGTTCGCCTCACCGGCGCTCGGTGGCACGGGCATCTTCGACTACGTGAGCAACGCCGTGGCGCCGGACTACGCGATCGGTCGCCAGGTACTGGTCCAGCTGACCGGCGTCGGCCTGACCCTGGCCTGGTCGGCCCTGGTGGCCGTGCTGGCGTACAAGCTTGCCGACTGGACCGTCGGCCTGCGCGTGCCGCACGACGAGGAACGCGAGGGACTGGATATCACCTCGCACGGCGAGTCGGCGTACGACTACTGA
- a CDS encoding P-II family nitrogen regulator, producing MKLITAIIRPFKLDDVREALSEAGVSGITVTEVKGYGRQKGHTELYRGAEYVVDFVPKIRIEAAVPDALAEVVIEAIVSSARTDKIGDGKIFVLDLEHAVRIRTGEIDDDAL from the coding sequence ATGAAACTCATCACCGCCATCATCCGGCCGTTCAAGCTCGACGACGTGCGCGAGGCCCTCTCCGAGGCCGGCGTCAGCGGCATCACCGTCACCGAGGTCAAAGGCTACGGTCGCCAGAAGGGCCATACCGAACTCTATCGCGGCGCCGAATACGTCGTGGATTTCGTTCCCAAGATCCGCATCGAGGCCGCCGTGCCCGATGCACTCGCGGAAGTCGTCATCGAGGCGATCGTCTCTTCCGCGCGTACCGACAAGATCGGCGACGGCAAGATCTTCGTGCTCGACCTGGAACACGCCGTGCGCATCCGCACCGGCGAAATCGACGACGACGCGCTCTGA
- the glnA gene encoding type I glutamate--ammonia ligase, with protein sequence MSAEKVLKLIKDEGIEFVDLRFADMRGTQHHVTFPAHAIDAGTFEDGKMFDGSSIAGWKGINESDMVLLPDPDSAVIDPFFAHKTLAIVCDVLEPSTMQAYSRCPRSIAKRGESFLKSTGLADTAFFGPEPEFFIFDSVRWQNDMGKVFYEIESQEAAWSSKYRYEEGNSGLRPGVKGGYFPLPPVDSFQDLRAEMCLALEALGQVVEVHHHEVANAGQCEIGTRFNTLVKKADELALLKYVIRNVAHKNGKTVTFMPKPIVGDNGSGMHVHQSLSKSGQNLFSGDLYGGLSQTALYYIGGIFKHARAINAFANSTTNSYKRLVPGYEAPVMLAYSARNRSASCRIPFVTNPKGRRIEIRFPDPMNSGYLVFTALMMAGLDGILNKIDPGAPMDKDLYDLPPEEEKNIPTVCHSLDQALDALDKDRDFLKAGGVFSDDFIDAYIELKMGEVTKFRASTHPLEYAMYYAI encoded by the coding sequence ATGTCCGCTGAAAAGGTTCTCAAGCTGATCAAGGATGAAGGCATCGAGTTCGTCGACCTGCGTTTCGCCGACATGCGCGGCACCCAGCATCACGTGACCTTCCCGGCGCACGCGATCGACGCGGGCACCTTCGAGGACGGCAAGATGTTCGACGGCTCGTCGATCGCCGGCTGGAAGGGCATCAACGAATCGGACATGGTCCTGCTGCCGGATCCGGATTCGGCGGTCATCGATCCGTTCTTCGCGCACAAGACCCTGGCCATCGTCTGCGACGTGCTCGAACCGTCGACGATGCAGGCCTATTCGCGGTGCCCGCGCTCGATCGCCAAGCGCGGCGAGTCGTTCCTGAAGTCCACCGGTCTTGCCGATACGGCGTTCTTCGGCCCGGAACCCGAGTTCTTCATCTTCGACTCGGTGCGCTGGCAGAACGACATGGGCAAGGTGTTCTACGAAATCGAATCGCAGGAAGCCGCCTGGAGCTCGAAGTACCGCTATGAGGAAGGCAACTCGGGTCTGCGCCCGGGCGTGAAGGGTGGCTACTTCCCGCTGCCGCCGGTCGATTCCTTCCAGGACCTGCGTGCGGAAATGTGCCTGGCGCTCGAAGCGCTCGGGCAGGTAGTCGAAGTGCACCACCACGAAGTGGCCAACGCCGGCCAGTGCGAAATCGGCACGCGCTTCAACACGCTGGTGAAGAAGGCCGACGAACTGGCCCTGCTCAAGTACGTGATCCGCAACGTCGCGCACAAGAACGGCAAGACCGTCACCTTCATGCCCAAGCCGATCGTCGGCGACAACGGCTCGGGCATGCACGTGCACCAGTCGCTGTCCAAGAGCGGCCAGAACCTGTTCTCGGGCGACCTCTACGGCGGCCTGTCGCAGACCGCGCTGTACTACATCGGCGGCATCTTCAAGCACGCCCGCGCCATCAACGCGTTCGCCAACTCGACCACCAACAGCTACAAGCGCCTGGTGCCCGGTTACGAAGCACCGGTGATGCTGGCCTACTCGGCCCGCAACCGTTCGGCCAGCTGCCGCATTCCGTTCGTGACCAATCCGAAGGGCCGTCGCATCGAGATCCGCTTCCCGGACCCGATGAACTCCGGCTACCTCGTGTTCACCGCGCTGATGATGGCCGGCCTCGACGGCATCCTGAACAAGATTGATCCGGGCGCGCCGATGGACAAGGACCTGTACGACCTGCCGCCGGAAGAAGAAAAGAACATTCCGACCGTCTGCCACAGCCTCGACCAGGCGCTCGACGCGCTGGACAAGGACCGCGACTTCCTCAAGGCCGGCGGCGTGTTCTCCGACGACTTCATCGATGCCTACATCGAACTGAAGATGGGCGAGGTGACCAAGTTCCGCGCTTCGACGCACCCGCTCGAATACGCGATGTACTACGCGATCTGA
- a CDS encoding AraC family transcriptional regulator, translating into MAQSPRMDDQRLTTADLPTHILSGLVQLAQERNTDGSAWFAGTRLRLADVSDPLARVSYRDAITIVRRAVASIDLPELGLELGRRQNLGNFGLLGLAMKTARHFGEAIEIGLTYQRATGPLMMLSLDADTEDEVVVVAQTPTIEPDVLPFLCEEMFASLIAVAREMAGPSFRPRRADLAYPAPPYAAQYQALLQCPVRFDQPQNRLSFDRAWLGLPFPAYNPVTARQARAALTREIGNAAAGQGDATTAVERALRQRLAQNPRLQDIALGLHRSERTLRRQLALEGASFTRIHDRLRCERALELLNDRRLTITQIGSQVGFGDVREFRRAFKRWTGRVPSDIRDEHDS; encoded by the coding sequence ATGGCGCAATCCCCCCGGATGGACGATCAGCGACTCACCACGGCCGATCTGCCTACGCACATTCTTTCTGGGCTGGTGCAACTGGCGCAGGAGCGCAACACCGACGGTAGCGCGTGGTTTGCCGGCACCCGTCTGCGCCTGGCGGATGTGAGCGATCCGCTGGCGCGCGTGAGCTACCGCGATGCGATCACCATCGTGCGTCGCGCAGTGGCCTCGATCGATCTCCCCGAACTCGGGCTGGAACTGGGCCGGCGCCAGAACCTGGGCAACTTCGGCCTGCTTGGGCTGGCCATGAAGACGGCGCGTCATTTCGGCGAGGCGATCGAGATCGGCCTGACCTACCAGCGCGCCACCGGGCCATTGATGATGCTGTCGCTCGACGCGGATACGGAGGACGAAGTCGTGGTGGTCGCGCAGACCCCCACCATCGAGCCGGACGTGCTGCCGTTCCTGTGCGAGGAGATGTTCGCCAGCCTCATCGCCGTGGCGCGGGAGATGGCGGGCCCTTCGTTCCGTCCTCGCCGCGCGGACCTGGCGTACCCGGCGCCGCCGTACGCGGCGCAGTACCAGGCCTTGCTGCAATGCCCGGTGCGTTTTGACCAGCCGCAGAATCGCCTGAGCTTTGACCGCGCCTGGCTGGGCCTGCCGTTTCCGGCGTACAACCCGGTGACCGCGCGGCAGGCGCGGGCGGCGCTGACACGCGAAATCGGCAATGCCGCGGCCGGCCAGGGCGATGCCACGACGGCGGTGGAACGTGCCCTGCGCCAGCGGCTGGCGCAGAACCCGCGTCTGCAGGACATCGCCCTCGGCCTGCATCGCAGCGAACGGACGCTGCGCCGGCAGCTGGCCCTGGAAGGCGCCAGCTTCACGCGCATCCACGACCGCCTGCGCTGCGAGCGGGCGCTGGAACTGCTCAACGACCGCCGCCTGACCATCACCCAGATCGGCAGCCAGGTCGGCTTTGGTGACGTGCGCGAGTTCCGCCGTGCGTTCAAGCGCTGGACAGGCCGCGTGCCCTCGGATATCCGCGACGAACACGACTCGTAA
- a CDS encoding parallel beta-helix domain-containing protein, with product MRITVIVLSALALAACGKEEKAALPPADASYAATLQQQLLDAKPGSVITIPAGRFAFERSLSLRADGVTIRGAGMDKSVLSFRGQKAGAEGLLVNGNDFTIENLTIEDSKGDGLKISESERVTIRGVKVQWTDGPSTKNGGYGIYPVKTKNVLIEDCVAIAASDAGIYVGQSRDVVLRRSHAERNVAGIEIENTVNADVYENTAVDNTGGILVFNMPALSQQGGGIRVFKNKVQHNNTANFGAKGTPVASVPAGSGVVINSNDDVEIFDNDISDNATANVIVSSVYSTGYKNDSMSKDFDPYPERIFVYGNRLSGGGDSPDGLDLKALKIAAMGIGGRFPDVLWDGYFNANRLVDGQARGPEICLADVSGVINADGPNGYDNPNTDMTAFRCSLPKLPAIDLGRG from the coding sequence ATGCGCATCACCGTGATCGTGCTGTCCGCCCTGGCGCTGGCCGCCTGCGGCAAGGAGGAGAAGGCCGCCCTGCCGCCGGCGGACGCCAGCTACGCCGCCACGCTGCAGCAGCAGCTGCTCGACGCCAAGCCCGGCAGCGTCATCACCATTCCCGCGGGTCGCTTCGCCTTCGAGCGCAGCCTTTCCCTGCGTGCCGACGGCGTCACCATCCGCGGTGCCGGCATGGACAAGAGCGTGCTGAGCTTCCGTGGCCAGAAGGCCGGCGCGGAAGGACTGCTCGTCAACGGCAACGATTTCACCATCGAGAACCTCACCATCGAGGATTCCAAAGGCGACGGGCTGAAGATCAGCGAGTCCGAGCGCGTCACCATCCGTGGCGTGAAGGTGCAATGGACCGACGGTCCCAGCACCAAGAACGGCGGCTACGGCATCTACCCGGTCAAGACGAAGAATGTGCTGATCGAAGACTGCGTGGCGATCGCGGCGTCCGACGCCGGCATCTACGTGGGGCAATCGCGCGATGTCGTGCTGCGGCGCAGCCACGCCGAGCGCAATGTTGCCGGCATCGAGATCGAGAACACCGTCAACGCGGACGTGTACGAGAACACCGCCGTCGACAACACGGGCGGCATTCTCGTGTTCAACATGCCGGCGCTGTCGCAGCAGGGCGGCGGCATCCGCGTGTTCAAGAACAAGGTGCAGCACAACAACACGGCCAACTTCGGCGCCAAGGGCACGCCGGTGGCCAGCGTCCCCGCCGGCTCCGGCGTCGTGATCAACTCCAACGACGATGTGGAAATTTTCGACAATGATATTTCCGACAACGCCACCGCCAACGTGATCGTCTCCAGCGTCTATTCCACCGGCTACAAGAACGACAGCATGTCCAAGGATTTTGATCCCTACCCCGAGCGCATCTTCGTCTACGGCAACCGCCTGAGCGGCGGTGGGGATTCGCCGGACGGTCTGGATCTCAAAGCCCTGAAGATCGCCGCGATGGGCATCGGCGGGCGCTTCCCGGATGTGCTCTGGGATGGCTACTTCAATGCCAATCGCCTCGTCGACGGCCAGGCGCGGGGGCCGGAGATCTGCCTTGCCGATGTGTCCGGCGTGATCAACGCCGATGGTCCCAATGGCTATGACAATCCCAACACGGACATGACCGCGTTCCGTTGCAGCCTGCCGAAACTGCCGGCCATCGACCTGGGCCGGGGCTGA
- a CDS encoding SO2930 family diheme c-type cytochrome, which yields MKAVARAVGLWLFVILLGGCGAEGPVQFHADGLPAQLSQWKLFRHSGGQMRPNEGVVSFDLNTPLFSDYAHKWRTVWMPAGQSARYSPDSSFDFPVGTIISKTFYYPRGKAPGQVARTAPEATELERETLQLDRVRLVETRLLVRRQEGWLALPYVWNDDQTEATLQRVGALVPLSLVDATGTATELAYQVPDQNQCAGCHATDNRARALQPIGPKARHLNREFDYAGGRENQLAKLSRVGYLTGAPAPLAAPRAANWHDSATPLAARARSYLDINCGHCHSATGAANTSGLWLDAAASPDLHMGLCKQPVAAGKGTGDRLYDIHPGQAQASVLVYRMGSNDPAVMMPELGRSLAHTEGVQLISQWVDSLEGTCGQ from the coding sequence GTGAAGGCAGTCGCCAGGGCGGTCGGGTTGTGGCTTTTCGTCATCCTGCTGGGCGGCTGCGGTGCCGAAGGGCCGGTGCAGTTCCATGCCGATGGCCTGCCGGCGCAACTGAGCCAGTGGAAGCTATTCCGCCATTCCGGCGGGCAGATGCGTCCGAACGAGGGCGTGGTGTCCTTCGACCTGAACACGCCACTCTTCAGCGACTACGCGCACAAGTGGCGCACCGTGTGGATGCCGGCCGGACAATCCGCGCGCTACAGCCCCGACAGCAGCTTCGACTTTCCCGTCGGCACCATCATCAGCAAGACCTTCTACTACCCACGCGGCAAGGCGCCTGGCCAGGTTGCGCGGACGGCGCCGGAAGCCACCGAGCTGGAGCGCGAAACGCTGCAGCTCGACCGCGTGCGCCTGGTCGAGACGCGCCTGCTGGTGCGGCGCCAGGAGGGCTGGCTGGCCCTGCCCTACGTGTGGAACGACGACCAGACCGAGGCCACGCTGCAACGCGTCGGCGCGCTGGTGCCACTGTCGCTGGTCGATGCGACAGGAACTGCGACCGAGCTGGCCTACCAGGTGCCCGACCAGAACCAGTGCGCCGGCTGCCACGCCACCGACAACCGCGCGCGCGCGCTGCAGCCGATCGGACCGAAGGCCCGCCACCTCAATCGCGAATTCGATTACGCCGGTGGCCGCGAGAACCAGCTGGCCAAGCTCAGCCGCGTGGGCTACCTTACGGGCGCGCCCGCCCCGCTGGCCGCACCACGCGCCGCCAACTGGCACGACAGCGCCACGCCGCTGGCGGCGCGCGCGCGCAGCTACCTGGACATCAACTGCGGCCACTGCCACAGCGCCACGGGCGCGGCCAACACCTCGGGCCTGTGGCTGGATGCGGCCGCCTCCCCCGACCTGCACATGGGCCTGTGCAAGCAGCCGGTGGCTGCCGGCAAGGGCACGGGCGACCGCCTCTATGACATCCACCCGGGCCAGGCACAGGCATCGGTGCTGGTCTATCGAATGGGTAGCAACGATCCGGCGGTGATGATGCCCGAGCTCGGCCGCTCGCTGGCGCACACCGAAGGGGTGCAGCTGATCAGCCAGTGGGTCGATTCGCTGGAGGGGACCTGCGGTCAATGA
- a CDS encoding TonB-dependent receptor, which yields MRLIERGLVVSIRRALLAGGILAAAAAGAAEPAGEAATELDRVVVTAQSREQELQDVPIAIQVVTDTLIDATASYDLQDIDTFVPGLSVTGQKTQPYFAIRGISTGDFGIGTDPAVGVYVDGVYAARSGGSVLAFNDVERIEVLKGPQGTLFGRNSAAGAVSIISKLPQDELEGRVRTRIGENGERYVDGLLNTPLGDTTALRISALRNRSDGWLTDAATGQDLNGDDNWATRAAFRWNISNDTTMVFSWDHEVVDQLARPAIGIVALPAAPERPPSPPDPRLFLDPRHAPVLNDVEGNEESRTFDGATLSFTHAADWGSFTSTTAWREFDTVNREDEDGTNRRDLYLDTANIEDNRSLYQEFKFSGNTGRVDWVAGASYYNERADQISQVNVYTDSLDTLIRNRGLAPTPDGTLFGFFSDVLAGYGVPLSLRDHAWREEMINHADSRAYALFGDTIWKLTDRTNFTVGLRYTRDEKRFSWLNGPRTAATLDATLAQIQPLIEQLPPDVQEQAMIALGVASGDIVFNAGALEGQVVRDEDSWSDLSPRFVLDFHLDPDTLLFASLAKGYKAGGYNSLDIGAQFDNEDVWNLETGIKQVLPGVGLQWNASVFRYVYSDRQAIRLDPDSAGSGVPRYLVDTSDEEAWGVDAGVLWQPTRQFSLDANIAFIDATYKDKVAPSGADLSGAPTGEPYLSFAVGGQYAWQLGGGGELALSLRHAWRGKSRCNADSQLQGDCSVSPNFDVGRAQQRTDLRLGWRNADGHLGIAAYANNVFDQRYVLGVGNYTTDVFGTTYATISPPRQVGVEVEVRF from the coding sequence ATGAGGCTGATCGAACGGGGCCTGGTGGTGAGTATCCGGCGCGCGCTGCTGGCGGGTGGCATCCTGGCCGCCGCCGCGGCTGGTGCGGCCGAACCAGCCGGGGAGGCGGCGACGGAACTGGATCGTGTCGTGGTGACGGCGCAAAGCCGCGAGCAGGAGCTGCAGGACGTCCCCATCGCCATCCAGGTCGTCACCGACACGCTGATCGACGCCACCGCCTCCTACGACCTGCAGGACATCGACACCTTTGTTCCCGGCCTCTCCGTGACGGGACAGAAAACCCAGCCCTATTTCGCCATCCGCGGCATCAGCACCGGTGACTTCGGCATCGGCACCGATCCCGCCGTCGGCGTCTACGTCGACGGCGTCTATGCCGCGCGGTCCGGCGGCTCGGTCCTCGCCTTCAACGACGTCGAACGCATCGAAGTGCTCAAGGGGCCGCAGGGAACCCTGTTCGGCCGCAACAGCGCGGCCGGTGCCGTTTCCATCATCAGCAAGCTGCCGCAGGACGAACTCGAAGGCCGGGTGCGCACGCGCATCGGCGAAAACGGCGAGCGGTACGTCGATGGACTGCTCAACACTCCGCTGGGCGACACCACGGCGCTACGTATCAGCGCGCTGCGCAACCGCAGTGACGGCTGGCTCACGGACGCTGCCACCGGACAGGATCTCAATGGCGACGACAACTGGGCCACGCGCGCCGCGTTCCGCTGGAATATCAGCAACGACACGACGATGGTGTTCTCCTGGGACCACGAGGTGGTCGACCAGCTCGCACGGCCTGCCATCGGCATCGTCGCGCTTCCGGCCGCGCCGGAGCGCCCGCCCTCGCCGCCCGATCCGCGCCTGTTCCTGGATCCACGCCACGCACCGGTGCTCAACGACGTGGAGGGCAACGAGGAATCGCGCACCTTTGACGGCGCGACGCTGAGTTTCACCCACGCGGCAGATTGGGGCAGCTTCACCTCGACCACCGCCTGGCGCGAATTCGATACGGTCAATCGCGAGGACGAGGATGGCACCAACCGGCGCGACCTCTATCTGGACACGGCCAATATCGAGGACAACCGCAGCCTGTACCAGGAGTTCAAGTTTTCCGGCAACACCGGCCGGGTGGACTGGGTCGCGGGCGCCAGCTACTACAACGAGCGCGCCGACCAGATTTCCCAGGTGAACGTGTATACCGACAGCCTCGACACGCTGATCCGCAATCGCGGCCTGGCCCCGACGCCCGACGGCACGCTGTTCGGATTCTTCAGCGACGTGCTGGCCGGCTACGGCGTGCCGCTGTCCCTGCGCGACCACGCCTGGCGCGAGGAGATGATCAACCACGCCGATTCCAGGGCCTATGCCCTTTTCGGCGATACGATCTGGAAGCTGACCGATCGCACCAACTTCACCGTCGGCCTGCGCTACACCCGCGACGAAAAGCGCTTCAGCTGGCTCAATGGCCCGCGCACGGCCGCCACGCTCGACGCGACGCTGGCGCAGATCCAGCCGCTGATCGAGCAGCTGCCACCGGACGTGCAGGAGCAGGCGATGATTGCGCTGGGCGTGGCCAGCGGCGATATCGTCTTCAATGCGGGCGCGCTGGAAGGCCAGGTGGTGCGTGACGAGGATTCCTGGAGCGACCTCAGCCCGCGCTTCGTGCTCGATTTCCACCTCGATCCGGACACCCTGCTGTTTGCGTCGCTGGCCAAGGGTTACAAGGCCGGCGGCTACAACAGCCTGGATATCGGCGCCCAGTTCGACAACGAAGACGTGTGGAACCTGGAGACCGGCATCAAGCAGGTGCTGCCGGGCGTCGGGCTGCAGTGGAATGCGTCCGTCTTCCGGTATGTGTATTCCGATCGCCAGGCCATCCGGCTCGATCCGGACAGCGCCGGCAGCGGCGTGCCGCGCTATCTCGTCGATACCAGCGATGAAGAGGCCTGGGGCGTCGACGCGGGCGTGCTGTGGCAACCCACCCGACAGTTCAGCCTGGACGCGAACATCGCCTTCATCGACGCCACCTACAAGGACAAGGTCGCGCCCAGCGGCGCCGATCTTTCCGGCGCGCCGACCGGCGAGCCCTACCTGTCGTTCGCCGTCGGCGGCCAGTATGCGTGGCAGCTGGGCGGCGGTGGCGAACTGGCCCTGTCGTTGCGCCATGCCTGGCGGGGCAAGAGCCGCTGCAATGCCGATTCGCAATTGCAGGGCGATTGCAGTGTCAGCCCGAACTTCGACGTGGGCCGTGCGCAGCAACGCACCGACCTGCGCCTGGGCTGGCGCAATGCCGACGGGCACCTGGGCATCGCCGCCTACGCGAACAATGTCTTCGACCAGCGCTACGTGCTGGGCGTGGGCAACTACACCACCGACGTGTTCGGCACCACCTACGCCACGATCAGCCCGCCGCGCCAGGTGGGCGTGGAGGTGGAAGTCCGCTTCTGA
- a CDS encoding undecaprenyl-diphosphate phosphatase, protein MSEYLVAALLGVIEGITEFLPISSTGHLLIAEHWLGAKSDLFNIAIQAGAILAVCLIYRTRLWQLVTCLHQPEQRDYAAKLGVAFAITAVLGLILAKAGFKLPTEVTPVAWALVIGGVWMVLAEWRVADRAPVTAIGWHTAVLVGVMQVVAGLFPGTSRSAATIFVALLAGTTCRAAATEFAFLVGIPTMFAATGYELLKSGRHGAPHEDWSLLAVAFAVSTVTAFVAVKWLLRYIRTHRFFAFAVYRIALGVALLLGLPAGA, encoded by the coding sequence GTGAGCGAGTACCTCGTCGCCGCCCTGCTCGGCGTGATCGAAGGCATCACCGAGTTCCTGCCGATTTCGAGCACCGGCCACCTGCTGATCGCCGAGCACTGGCTGGGTGCGAAGTCGGATCTGTTCAATATTGCCATCCAGGCCGGCGCGATCCTCGCCGTCTGTCTGATCTACCGCACGCGCCTGTGGCAGCTCGTCACGTGCCTGCACCAGCCCGAACAGCGCGATTACGCCGCGAAACTGGGCGTCGCCTTTGCGATCACGGCGGTGCTCGGCCTGATCCTGGCCAAGGCCGGCTTCAAGCTGCCCACCGAGGTCACGCCGGTGGCCTGGGCGCTGGTCATCGGTGGCGTCTGGATGGTGCTGGCCGAGTGGCGTGTCGCCGATCGCGCGCCGGTCACGGCCATTGGATGGCACACGGCCGTACTGGTGGGCGTGATGCAGGTGGTGGCGGGGCTTTTTCCGGGTACCTCGCGTTCGGCCGCGACAATCTTCGTCGCCCTCCTCGCCGGAACGACGTGCCGCGCAGCGGCGACGGAGTTTGCGTTCCTGGTCGGTATTCCGACCATGTTCGCCGCGACGGGCTATGAACTGCTCAAGAGCGGCCGGCACGGCGCGCCGCACGAGGACTGGTCGCTGCTGGCGGTCGCCTTCGCCGTGTCCACGGTCACCGCCTTCGTCGCGGTGAAATGGCTGTTGCGCTATATCCGCACGCACCGGTTCTTCGCCTTCGCCGTCTACCGCATTGCGCTGGGCGTGGCCCTGCTTCTGGGCCTGCCGGCTGGCGCCTGA